A stretch of the Capsicum annuum cultivar UCD-10X-F1 chromosome 8, UCD10Xv1.1, whole genome shotgun sequence genome encodes the following:
- the LOC107838957 gene encoding probable sugar phosphate/phosphate translocator At2g25520 produces the protein MGKDAALSNGLVKKIILSYTYVAIWIFLSFTVIVYNKYILDRKLYGWPFPISLTMIHMAFCSSLAFLLVRVFKVVEPASLSRNIYLTCILPIGALYSISLWLSNSAYIYLSVSFIQMLKALMPVAVYTIGILFKKDTFKNSTMGNMMAISVGVAIAAYGEAKYDSWGVLLQLLAVLFEATRLVMIQILLTSKGISLNPITSLYYVAPSCLVFLSIPWIFVELPILRENSSFQFDFAIFGTNSLCAFALNLAVFLLVGKTSALTMNVAGVVKDWLLIAFSWSVIKDTVTPVNLIGYGLAFLGVAYYNHQKLQALKAKEAQKKVQQADEETGRLLTERESNGSADGKKGDSPV, from the coding sequence ATGGGGAAAGACGCTGCGTTGTCGAATGGATTAGTGAAAAAGATTATTCTTTCCTATACATATGTAGCAATCTGGATCTTCCTCTCCTTCACTGTCATTGTTTACAACAAATACATTCTTGACCGCAAGCTCTATGGCTGGCCCTTTCCCATCTCTCTAACAATGATCCACATGGCCTTTTGCTCATCCTTAGCCTTCCTCCTTGTTCGTGTCTTCAAAGTTGTTGAGCCTGCTTCCTTATCTCGGAATatttacctcacttgcatacttcCCATTGGTGCCCTTTACTCCATTTCTCTTTGGCTCTCCAACTCTGCTTACATTTATCTCTCTGTTTCCTTCATACAAATGCTCAAAGCCCTTATGCCTGTTGCTGTTTATACCATCGGGATCTTGTTCAAAAAGGACACTTTCAAGAATTCCACCATGGGTAACATGATGGCAATTTCAGTTGGTGTTGCTATTGCTGCTTATGGTGAAGCAAAATATGATTCTTGGGGTGTTCTACTTCAATTGCTTGCTGTTTTATTTGAGGCTACTAGGCTTGTTATGATCCAGATTTTGCTGACTTCAAAGGGTATTAGTTTAAATCCAATTACTTCTCTCTACTATGTTGCTCCTAGCTGCTTGGTTTTCTTGTCAATTCCATGGATTTTTGTGGAGCTTCCAATTTTGAGAGAGAACTCCAGTTTTCAgtttgattttgctatttttggAACTAATTCTTTGTGTGCGTTCGCGTTGAACTTGGCTGTGTTCCTGTTGGTGGGAAAGACTTCAGCTTTGACTATGAATGTTGCTGGGGTTGTCAAAGATTGGCTGCTTATTGCATTTTCCTGGTCAGTGATTAAAGACACTGTGACTCCAGTGAATCTcattgggtatggattggctttctTGGGTGTTGCATACTATAATCATCAGAAGTTACAGGCATTGAAAGCAAAGGAAGCACAGAAGAAAGTTCAGCAAGCAGATGAGGAAACAGGGAGATTGTTGACTGAGAGAGAATCTAATGGATCAGCTGATGGAAAGAAGGGTGATTCACCAGTCTAA